In Acidimicrobiia bacterium, the genomic window TTCATCGTGTTCTTCGTTGGCCACATGACGTTCTCCTCGTACGCCCAGCTGCGGGAGGCGCAGGAGTCGACGTTGCGGGGCTTCATCAAGGCGCTCGAGGCCAAGGATCTCTATACGAGGGGCCACACAGAGCGGGTGGCCTACTTCGCGGAGATCATCGGGCAGGAGCTCGGATTCAAGGGGACCCAGCTCGAGAAGCTCAGGTGGGCGGCGCTCATCCACGACGTCGGGAAGCTGGCGGTGCCTCGCGATCTGATCCGCAAGCGGGCCCGCCTCACGGCGGAGGAGTTCGCCCAGATGCAGGAGCACGTCCATCTCGTCGAGGACCTCCTCGCGGAGGTCGATTTCCTCCAGCCGATGGTTGCGATCGCCGCCAACCACCACGTGCACTACGACGGGAACGGGTACTCGGGCAACGGGCACGATCTCGGCGAGGCTCCCCCGATCGAGGCGCGCATCCTCGCTGTTGCCGATTCCTTCGATGCGATGACGAGCACTCGTTCGTACCGGGTGGCGCTGACCCAGGACTACGCCTTCGAGGAGCTCAGGACGAATGCGGGCTCGCAGTTCGATCCACGAGTCGTCGACGCACTGGTGGAAGCGCTCGCCCGCCGCAACGAGAAATATGGCTCGCCGGACGTTGCGAACGAGGAGGAGGCCCGCCGCAGAGCGGAAGGGGTGCGGGTCGATGGCTGAGACACGCGTCCACGGCCTGTCGTTTCTCATGTGGCTGCTCACCGTGGGGCTGGGCGTCGTTCTGGTGGTCGGCGCAGACGCCTCGCCGCTGTTCATCGCCGTCGGCGCAGGTGCCATCACGATCGGCCAGCTCATCTCGGTTCCGGCGCCGAGCGGCGAGCGCCACTTCCTCGGCATCGCCGCCGCGGTGGCGGTTCCCCTGCTGGCCCCAGACGCCCGAACGGCTCTCGTCGTCTTCGCATTCGGGATGGCGGGCTCGTGGGTGGTCTTCGCCTTTCGTGACCGCGAGCGTCGCCTTCTGAGCAGCCAGTTCATCTCCGAGTTGGTAGCCATATGGGGCTTCGCGGCGGCCTACTACGGGACGATCGAGATCATCGACGCCAGCGCCCCCGTCGGCGACGGGCCACGGCTTGCCGCCATCGCGGCCGGTGGACTGGCGTGGTTCGTGGCGAGGGCATTCATGCGGTCTCTGGTGGGCCTCGACCGCGACGACTTGTCGGTTCGCTACCTGTGGCTGCTCGCTCTGTCCGACTGGTCGGTCGTGGTGAGCCTCCTCACCGCAGGCGCCCTCTTCGGATTCGCGTGGCCCAACATGCGCTGGTGGGCGCTTCCCGTTGCCGGTCTTCCGTATGCCTTCAGCCACCTGGCGTTCGTCAGGTACAACGACACGCGAATCACCTATGGCCAGACGATTCGGGCGCTGGCGCAGATCCCCGAGGTCGCCGGCCTGGCGCCCAACGGCCATTCGGCTCGCACGGCCTCACTGGCGATCGCGGTGGCGCAGGACATCGGCATGGAGCCGGCCGAGGTCGCCGAGCTCGAGTACGCCGCCCTCATGCACGACATAGGCAGGATCACGCTCAACGAGCCCGCCATCCTCAGAGCCGGCTACACGGACGAGGACATCGCCCGCTGGGGCGCGCAGATCATCGCAGAGGCGCCATACCTTCACCGCGTCGCCGAGCTCGTGAGCGACCAGCACCGGCCCTTCAGGAAGGCAGGCCAGGAACGCGACGAGACCGTCGCTCT contains:
- a CDS encoding HD-GYP domain-containing protein gives rise to the protein FIVFFVGHMTFSSYAQLREAQESTLRGFIKALEAKDLYTRGHTERVAYFAEIIGQELGFKGTQLEKLRWAALIHDVGKLAVPRDLIRKRARLTAEEFAQMQEHVHLVEDLLAEVDFLQPMVAIAANHHVHYDGNGYSGNGHDLGEAPPIEARILAVADSFDAMTSTRSYRVALTQDYAFEELRTNAGSQFDPRVVDALVEALARRNEKYGSPDVANEEEARRRAEGVRVDG
- a CDS encoding HD domain-containing phosphohydrolase, whose protein sequence is MAETRVHGLSFLMWLLTVGLGVVLVVGADASPLFIAVGAGAITIGQLISVPAPSGERHFLGIAAAVAVPLLAPDARTALVVFAFGMAGSWVVFAFRDRERRLLSSQFISELVAIWGFAAAYYGTIEIIDASAPVGDGPRLAAIAAGGLAWFVARAFMRSLVGLDRDDLSVRYLWLLALSDWSVVVSLLTAGALFGFAWPNMRWWALPVAGLPYAFSHLAFVRYNDTRITYGQTIRALAQIPEVAGLAPNGHSARTASLAIAVAQDIGMEPAEVAELEYAALMHDIGRITLNEPAILRAGYTDEDIARWGAQIIAEAPYLHRVAELVSDQHRPFRKAGQERDETVALASKVIKVASAFDKAQHDMGLPAVDALEQLHRGSAYEFDPEIVAALRRTLTHRGLLPANR